One part of the Arachidicoccus terrestris genome encodes these proteins:
- a CDS encoding DUF6298 domain-containing protein, with product MNHTSRNQMRNVYTLKQGNIFPALTVYCCLVAKYSLAFSLTCLMTIAVSYGQKNKKENKPIAPLEWQKGGKFVYHPDSLGNRIVDFSYCGYQASDSSIPDDIPVKVTVPLRTGDATTALQSAIDYVGKLPVQASGFRGVVLLAPGTYHISGTLHIRHSGVVLRGAGPGKEGTVLSGDGTGRSPLILIEGKKDSVNQAPVTIDQDYVAVNARFLRLTDPAAFKQGDQVVIHRPCTEAWIDQLGTRTFGGDVSALGWKPGAEDIFWSRRVTAVTDSGIALDAPLTTALDKRYGTATVARFTWPGRISHVGVENLHLVSDYDHSRQKDEDHRWMAIVVNNAIDGWIRRIHFQYFAGSAVSLLEGAQRFTVEDCQSTDPVSEIGGQRRYVFSTTGQQNLFQRLYSEQGYHDFSVGFCAAGPNAFVQCQGEEALSYSGSVNSWASGVLFDLVRLDGQTLEFRNLGQNEQGAGWNAANSLLWNCYASRVNVARPPTAQNYAFGTWAQFGGDGYWAESNNWMSPRSFYYTQLAQRLGRDVQQQADLMPFEGEASSSPTEEAAAALTAEAYTPAMTMKDWIDTLISRDPLPVAAGGAPSIYKIGLEPVKKAAAVTPMVLKNGWLERGGQVLTGGRQQTPWWFGTVARDFVAKAKPAITRFVPGRTGTGLTDNLDTVTDQMQRRHIRVMEQNYGLWYDRRRDDHERVRRQNGNVWPPFYELPFARSGKGTAWDGLSKYDLTKYNPFYWSRLKRFADLADQKGLVLIHHNYFQHNIIEAGAHYADFPWRPVNNINHTGFPEPVHYAADKRLFMAEQFYDETNPARRGLHQAFIDQCLANFKDNHNVIQFICEEFTGPTHFVRFWLQTIGDWEKKNNRTGKNAPFIGLSTTKDVQDSILADPRLNPIVKVIDIRYWYYQKDGSAYAPKGGKNLAPRQQARLFKPKNTSFEQVYRAVREYRDRYPDKAVMYSADNAAGLGWASFMAGGSLPDLPAALSPSFLSAAADMRPVGLNAASGKAADGACGLRSDKGDYIIYVQKGHQAALLDKDLKKRYQLTAIDPATGKIKSGHNKQATEAGALQLTASGNDTVFWLKAQ from the coding sequence ATGAATCATACTAGCCGCAATCAGATGCGTAATGTATATACGTTAAAGCAGGGAAATATCTTCCCTGCTTTAACTGTATACTGCTGCCTGGTTGCAAAATATAGCCTGGCTTTTTCATTAACCTGCCTTATGACAATAGCAGTAAGCTATGGCCAGAAAAATAAAAAAGAAAACAAACCCATAGCGCCACTGGAGTGGCAAAAGGGAGGAAAATTCGTTTACCATCCGGATTCACTCGGTAACCGCATTGTTGATTTTTCCTACTGCGGGTACCAGGCGTCCGATTCTTCTATTCCGGATGATATTCCGGTCAAAGTCACAGTGCCATTACGTACCGGAGATGCCACCACAGCGCTGCAATCGGCTATTGACTATGTCGGTAAATTGCCGGTCCAGGCTTCGGGATTCAGAGGTGTTGTCTTACTGGCCCCGGGTACCTATCACATAAGCGGTACACTGCATATCCGCCATTCAGGTGTTGTTTTGCGGGGCGCCGGACCTGGCAAAGAAGGAACTGTATTGTCAGGAGATGGGACTGGACGGTCGCCCCTGATTCTTATTGAAGGTAAGAAAGACAGCGTCAACCAGGCGCCCGTGACGATTGATCAGGATTATGTTGCCGTGAACGCGCGGTTTTTAAGACTGACCGATCCTGCTGCTTTTAAGCAGGGAGATCAGGTCGTTATTCACCGGCCATGCACTGAGGCCTGGATTGATCAGTTAGGCACCCGTACATTTGGCGGCGACGTCTCTGCGCTCGGCTGGAAGCCGGGAGCGGAGGATATTTTCTGGAGCCGCCGGGTGACAGCGGTTACAGATTCCGGTATCGCCCTGGATGCACCACTGACCACAGCACTGGATAAACGCTATGGTACTGCCACGGTCGCCAGGTTCACATGGCCGGGCAGGATCAGTCATGTAGGGGTTGAAAATCTGCACCTGGTGTCCGATTATGATCATAGTCGTCAAAAAGATGAAGATCACAGGTGGATGGCCATCGTCGTGAATAATGCAATTGACGGCTGGATCCGGCGTATTCATTTCCAATATTTTGCCGGTTCAGCGGTCAGCCTACTGGAAGGGGCACAGCGTTTTACGGTGGAAGATTGCCAGTCGACAGATCCTGTTTCTGAAATCGGCGGACAACGGCGCTATGTCTTTAGTACGACCGGCCAGCAGAATCTTTTTCAGCGACTGTACAGTGAACAGGGATATCACGATTTCTCTGTCGGCTTTTGTGCCGCAGGCCCGAATGCTTTTGTACAGTGCCAGGGAGAAGAGGCGTTGAGTTACAGCGGTTCGGTGAACAGCTGGGCTTCAGGTGTTCTGTTTGACCTGGTACGGCTGGATGGACAGACCCTGGAGTTCCGTAATCTGGGCCAGAATGAACAAGGTGCTGGTTGGAATGCGGCCAATTCGTTGCTCTGGAATTGTTATGCTTCCAGGGTTAATGTGGCCAGGCCGCCGACCGCCCAGAACTATGCTTTTGGCACCTGGGCACAATTTGGCGGCGATGGCTATTGGGCAGAATCCAATAACTGGATGTCCCCCAGAAGTTTTTATTATACGCAGCTTGCCCAGAGACTGGGCAGGGATGTACAGCAGCAGGCAGACCTAATGCCTTTTGAAGGAGAAGCCAGCAGCAGCCCGACCGAAGAGGCGGCGGCCGCCCTGACAGCGGAGGCTTATACGCCTGCCATGACCATGAAAGACTGGATCGATACGCTGATCAGCCGCGATCCCTTGCCTGTAGCGGCTGGGGGGGCGCCAAGCATTTATAAGATCGGGCTGGAACCTGTGAAAAAGGCCGCTGCCGTGACGCCGATGGTGCTTAAAAACGGCTGGCTGGAACGCGGCGGACAGGTGTTGACGGGCGGCCGGCAACAGACGCCCTGGTGGTTTGGTACCGTCGCCCGGGATTTTGTCGCGAAAGCCAAACCGGCGATCACGCGTTTCGTGCCGGGAAGAACGGGTACCGGCCTGACGGATAATCTGGACACGGTTACCGATCAGATGCAGCGAAGACATATACGAGTGATGGAACAAAATTACGGGCTCTGGTATGACCGCAGAAGAGACGACCATGAAAGAGTCCGCCGTCAAAACGGAAATGTCTGGCCGCCTTTTTATGAGTTACCTTTTGCCAGAAGCGGAAAGGGAACGGCCTGGGATGGTCTAAGTAAGTATGACCTCACCAAATATAATCCCTTTTACTGGTCAAGGCTAAAACGGTTTGCTGATCTGGCGGACCAGAAAGGACTGGTACTGATCCATCATAATTATTTTCAGCATAATATCATTGAAGCGGGCGCGCATTACGCGGATTTTCCCTGGCGCCCTGTCAATAATATTAATCATACCGGCTTTCCTGAACCGGTGCACTATGCAGCGGATAAGCGTCTTTTTATGGCAGAGCAGTTTTATGATGAAACCAATCCTGCAAGAAGAGGTTTACATCAGGCATTTATTGATCAGTGCCTCGCCAACTTCAAAGATAACCATAACGTCATTCAGTTTATTTGTGAAGAATTTACCGGCCCGACGCATTTTGTCCGGTTCTGGTTGCAAACGATCGGGGACTGGGAAAAGAAAAACAACAGAACAGGGAAAAATGCGCCCTTTATCGGTCTGAGCACCACTAAAGACGTACAGGACAGCATACTGGCCGATCCAAGACTAAATCCTATTGTTAAAGTTATCGATATCCGGTATTGGTACTATCAGAAAGACGGATCAGCTTACGCACCGAAAGGCGGAAAAAATCTGGCGCCCCGGCAACAGGCCCGATTATTTAAACCGAAAAACACAAGTTTCGAACAGGTGTACCGCGCCGTCAGGGAGTACCGGGACAGGTATCCGGACAAGGCGGTAATGTATTCCGCTGATAATGCCGCCGGACTGGGCTGGGCCAGTTTTATGGCCGGCGGCTCGCTGCCGGATTTGCCTGCCGCGTTATCACCTTCGTTTTTATCCGCCGCGGCGGACATGCGTCCGGTAGGTCTGAACGCTGCTTCCGGCAAGGCGGCGGATGGCGCCTGCGGCTTACGCAGCGATAAGGGCGATTATATAATCTATGTTCAAAAGGGACATCAGGCAGCTCTATTAGACAAAGATCTGAAAAAACGCTATCAGCTGACAGCTATTGATCCGGCAACGGGAAAGATAAAAAGCGGTCATAACAAACAAGCCACTGAAGCCGGCGCACTACAGTTGACGGCCAGTGGCAACGATACCGTTTTTTGGCTCAAAGCTCAATAA
- a CDS encoding pectate lyase family protein, which produces MNQLSVTLTRLDMHKGRACRSMGLLASFLLLGAVAKAQYPKIPPAVQAKSDSALAVAKKLSDAAWAKALPIVEKEAREGKPYVPWAAKPEDLKQASIVAFPGAQGGGAYTPGGRGGKVFVVTSLADSGPGTFREACEQGGARTIVFNVAGIIHLKSPVIIRAPYVTIEGQSAPGDGICIAGESVWIDTHDVIVRFMRFRRGATDVGRRDDGLGGNPVGNIMIDHVSASWGLDENMSIYRHVYDRQGKALKLPTVNVTIQNSIFSEGLDTYNHAFGSTLGGLNSTFMRNLWANNVARNPSVGMYGSFGFVNNVIFNWWNRSVDGGDHRSEYNFINNYYKPGPITPKDEPISHRILKPEAGRDAQKRKMYGKAYVHGNYVDGDKAVTKNNWNGGVQIEDMPDAGEFTKAIKVDQPFALKGNVSILSAKKAYNYVLDNVGAFLPKRDPVDTRVIKEVKTGKIVYVEQDEKSGVTPYIKRRMPQDSYKKGIISDISQVGGYPEYNGTPYADADQDGIPDAYETKHGLNANDHSDASKLAKNGGGYTNIEVYLNSLVPIKRVRP; this is translated from the coding sequence ATGAATCAGTTATCTGTTACATTAACGCGTTTAGATATGCACAAAGGACGTGCCTGTAGAAGCATGGGGTTGTTGGCTTCATTTTTATTATTAGGAGCTGTCGCTAAGGCGCAGTATCCAAAAATCCCGCCGGCTGTACAGGCGAAATCGGACAGTGCGCTGGCTGTGGCCAAGAAATTATCTGACGCTGCCTGGGCCAAAGCGCTGCCAATTGTTGAAAAAGAAGCCAGGGAAGGCAAACCTTATGTGCCCTGGGCAGCCAAACCGGAGGATCTGAAGCAAGCCAGTATTGTTGCTTTTCCCGGAGCGCAGGGTGGCGGGGCCTACACGCCTGGCGGAAGAGGAGGTAAGGTCTTTGTCGTAACCAGCCTGGCCGACAGCGGCCCCGGTACTTTTAGGGAGGCCTGTGAGCAAGGCGGTGCCAGAACGATTGTATTCAATGTGGCTGGCATCATCCATCTAAAGAGCCCGGTGATCATCAGGGCGCCATATGTGACCATCGAAGGTCAGTCTGCTCCGGGTGATGGCATCTGCATTGCCGGAGAGTCCGTATGGATCGATACCCATGATGTAATCGTCCGCTTTATGCGTTTCAGAAGAGGGGCAACGGATGTGGGCCGCAGAGATGACGGACTGGGTGGTAATCCGGTAGGTAATATTATGATCGACCATGTTTCAGCGAGCTGGGGCCTGGATGAGAATATGTCCATTTACCGCCATGTTTATGACCGCCAGGGCAAGGCCCTGAAACTGCCGACCGTTAATGTCACGATACAGAACTCTATTTTCTCAGAAGGGCTGGATACGTATAATCATGCTTTCGGTAGTACACTGGGCGGTCTAAACAGTACTTTTATGAGAAACTTATGGGCCAATAATGTCGCCCGTAATCCATCCGTAGGTATGTATGGCAGCTTTGGTTTTGTCAATAATGTGATCTTTAACTGGTGGAACCGTAGTGTAGATGGGGGAGATCACAGATCCGAGTATAATTTTATTAATAACTATTATAAGCCAGGGCCCATTACACCTAAAGATGAGCCGATCAGTCATCGTATCCTGAAACCGGAAGCGGGAAGAGATGCACAGAAAAGGAAAATGTATGGTAAGGCATATGTGCACGGCAATTATGTGGACGGTGATAAGGCTGTAACAAAAAATAACTGGAACGGCGGTGTACAGATCGAGGATATGCCCGATGCCGGTGAATTCACCAAGGCGATTAAAGTGGATCAGCCATTTGCCTTGAAGGGGAATGTCAGTATTCTCAGTGCTAAAAAGGCTTACAATTACGTATTGGACAATGTGGGCGCATTTTTACCTAAAAGGGATCCGGTAGACACCCGTGTGATAAAAGAAGTAAAAACGGGCAAAATTGTCTATGTTGAACAAGATGAAAAGTCAGGAGTGACACCGTACATCAAACGCAGGATGCCCCAGGATTCCTATAAGAAAGGAATTATCAGTGACATCAGTCAGGTCGGCGGTTATCCTGAGTATAACGGTACGCCTTATGCTGACGCCGATCAGGATGGTATCCCGGATGCTTATGAGACCAAACATGGCCTGAATGCGAATGATCATTCAGACGCCAGTAAACTCGCTAAAAACGGCGGTGGCTACACGAACATTGAAGTGTATCTGAACAGTCTGGTGCCGATTAAACGTGTCCGGCCTTAA
- a CDS encoding pectate lyase family protein, whose product MKKYSLPLLFCTLMVGGSKMLKAQYPTITSEMRDSIKVFTDGFKAHSDSMWQIAYPIVQKEAREGRPYIPWAARPTDLPQSDLLAFPGAEGGGAHTAGGRGGKVYVVTSLADHGPGTFREACEKGGARTIVFNVAGIIHLETPIILRAPYVTIEGQTAPGDGVCIAGESFWINTHDVILRYMRFRRGKTWVGRRDDALGGNPVGNIMIDHVSASWGLDENMSIYRHMFDPGDGSKEEKHGTANMTVQNSISAESLDYWNHAFGSTMGGENCMLARNLWADNTGRNPSIGWNGVFNFVNNVVFNWHHRSTDGGDYTSLYNIINNYYKPGPVTEKEDPVGHRILKPESGRSKLPYKVFGRAYVHGNIMYGNDRVTKDNWDGGVQMEGTDGDLMSLDSAKKYFPYMKWDKPFPHAPVTILPAKQALQYVLNNVGATLPVRDAVDKRVVEQVRTGKITYKEINTDNDYQFKVRKLPKDSYKLGIITEIKQVGGYPDYNGTPYKDSDHDGMPDSYETKNGLNPNDASDAPKEAKNGHGYTNIEVFLNSVVPINTVRPDYQKS is encoded by the coding sequence ATGAAAAAGTATTCTTTGCCTTTGCTCTTTTGCACGCTGATGGTCGGCGGCTCCAAGATGCTAAAGGCACAGTATCCGACAATCACTTCTGAAATGCGTGACTCCATCAAAGTTTTTACTGATGGTTTTAAGGCCCATTCAGATTCCATGTGGCAAATTGCCTATCCAATCGTACAAAAAGAAGCCCGGGAAGGTAGACCCTATATTCCCTGGGCGGCAAGGCCGACCGATCTGCCACAGTCAGATTTGTTGGCCTTTCCCGGTGCAGAGGGCGGAGGAGCCCATACGGCAGGCGGCAGAGGCGGAAAAGTATATGTCGTGACCAGCCTGGCGGATCATGGCCCGGGCACTTTCCGGGAAGCCTGTGAAAAAGGCGGTGCCAGAACAATTGTGTTTAATGTAGCAGGTATTATCCATCTGGAAACCCCTATTATACTCCGTGCACCTTATGTAACGATTGAAGGGCAGACGGCACCCGGTGACGGTGTATGTATTGCCGGTGAATCATTCTGGATCAATACCCACGATGTGATTTTACGCTATATGCGTTTCAGGAGAGGAAAGACATGGGTAGGCCGCAGAGATGACGCGCTGGGCGGAAACCCGGTTGGTAATATTATGATTGATCATGTTTCCGCCAGCTGGGGCCTGGATGAAAATATGTCCATATACAGACATATGTTTGACCCGGGGGACGGTTCAAAAGAGGAAAAACACGGTACCGCGAATATGACGGTTCAAAACAGTATTTCTGCAGAATCACTGGATTATTGGAATCATGCATTTGGATCCACCATGGGCGGGGAAAACTGCATGCTGGCACGGAACCTTTGGGCGGATAATACGGGTCGTAATCCATCCATCGGATGGAATGGGGTATTCAATTTTGTCAATAACGTCGTATTTAACTGGCATCATCGTTCTACAGATGGTGGAGACTATACCTCCCTTTATAATATTATCAATAACTATTATAAACCCGGTCCTGTTACAGAAAAAGAAGATCCTGTCGGCCACCGGATTCTTAAGCCAGAATCAGGCCGTAGTAAATTACCTTATAAGGTATTTGGCAGAGCCTATGTCCATGGCAATATCATGTATGGCAATGACCGTGTAACAAAAGATAACTGGGATGGGGGTGTTCAGATGGAAGGAACTGACGGTGATCTGATGAGTCTGGACAGCGCTAAAAAATATTTCCCTTATATGAAGTGGGATAAGCCTTTCCCGCATGCGCCTGTAACGATCTTGCCGGCAAAACAGGCCTTGCAGTATGTATTGAATAATGTCGGCGCCACACTGCCTGTCAGAGATGCGGTGGATAAAAGAGTGGTAGAACAGGTGCGCACCGGTAAGATTACCTATAAAGAAATCAATACCGATAATGACTATCAGTTCAAGGTGCGTAAGCTGCCCAAAGATTCTTATAAATTGGGTATCATTACAGAAATTAAACAAGTAGGCGGCTATCCCGACTATAACGGAACGCCGTATAAAGACAGCGACCATGACGGTATGCCTGATAGCTATGAAACTAAAAATGGCCTGAATCCGAATGACGCTTCGGATGCGCCCAAAGAGGCAAAAAATGGTCACGGATACACCAATATTGAAGTATTCCTGAATAGTGTGGTGCCTATTAATACGGTGCGTCCGGACTATCAGAAATCATAG
- a CDS encoding DUF3826 domain-containing protein yields the protein MRSIISKLFLCSVVAGGSLQVVSAQFTNTTAQEDPAYVKVIQGRVAKIVEPLHLKDAAKVQKVSRVIEQQYFDLNRIDSIQVSETGKIKDSQLSETAKKDAVKAVKAEAEQSVARLHPAFVGRLNELLNKDQVDEVKDGLTYHTLEVTYRAYTQMLPDLSQKQKDQIMAWLVEAREHAIDGGSSKEKHWWFGKYKGRINNYLSSAGIDMKEAEIAWKKRRESAKK from the coding sequence ATGAGAAGCATTATTTCAAAATTATTTTTATGTAGCGTGGTGGCTGGCGGTTCATTGCAGGTCGTTTCTGCTCAATTCACCAATACGACAGCCCAGGAGGATCCTGCGTATGTGAAAGTGATTCAGGGGAGAGTGGCAAAGATTGTTGAGCCACTTCACTTAAAGGACGCTGCAAAGGTGCAAAAGGTGAGCCGGGTGATCGAACAACAATACTTCGATCTTAACAGGATTGACAGTATACAGGTCAGTGAGACAGGCAAAATAAAAGACAGCCAGCTTTCCGAAACAGCCAAAAAAGACGCTGTTAAGGCCGTAAAGGCAGAAGCGGAACAAAGTGTTGCCCGTCTGCATCCGGCGTTTGTAGGCCGACTGAACGAATTATTGAATAAAGATCAGGTAGATGAAGTGAAAGACGGACTCACCTATCATACCTTGGAGGTGACCTATCGGGCTTACACGCAGATGCTACCCGATCTTTCCCAAAAGCAAAAAGATCAGATCATGGCCTGGCTGGTGGAAGCACGTGAGCATGCCATTGACGGGGGGAGCTCCAAAGAAAAACATTGGTGGTTTGGTAAATACAAAGGCCGTATCAATAACTACCTGTCATCAGCTGGTATTGATATGAAAGAGGCGGAGATCGCCTGGAAGAAACGAAGGGAGTCCGCCAAAAAATAA
- a CDS encoding RagB/SusD family nutrient uptake outer membrane protein — translation MLTDLYTNIATLRLRSMRVTLWGMGIFLLLLHGCKKDFLNLTPVSNANADNFYKTKEDFEVAENAAYATLYTIFAPEDAASYTEMMSDNATMYSVAGNQADKWAIRDYQVQPNNTMIYQYWQDYYKAFYNINIVLSKIQNAGLDEPFTARVQAEMRFLRGLYYYQMVQLFGGVPLVTTPLSVAESYQVLRSTVAETYQLIVEDLSFAVANLPAAKEVAMVGRASKGAAQMLLGEVYLSLGKKDLATVQLMAVYDSHTYRLLDHYSDLFGPDKKNTAESIFEIQYLGGSASAPYSPYWTAYAPVNNGVITKYGGGINQVTDDFYQAFEPGDPRRSVSIEDGYRDAKGNFISIKFPGKWMDPTAAVDGGNEMSNNNFVVLRYADLLLLLSEATGKPDYLNEVRARAGMPLYGTSGYPSDKYPTLALAVEHERRVELGLEFHRWFDLKRTGRALEVLTKKGKKLTAEKLLFPIPEYVITQNSAITQNPGYNN, via the coding sequence ATGTTAACCGATCTATATACAAATATTGCAACGCTTCGTTTGAGGAGCATGCGTGTAACCCTTTGGGGAATGGGAATTTTCCTTTTGCTCCTGCACGGATGTAAAAAAGATTTTTTGAACCTGACACCTGTCTCCAATGCCAATGCCGATAATTTCTATAAAACGAAAGAGGATTTTGAGGTAGCGGAGAATGCGGCCTATGCCACCTTATATACGATATTTGCGCCCGAGGATGCAGCATCCTATACCGAAATGATGTCTGATAATGCCACCATGTATAGTGTTGCGGGTAATCAGGCAGATAAATGGGCTATCCGGGATTATCAGGTACAACCCAATAATACCATGATCTATCAGTACTGGCAAGACTATTATAAAGCTTTTTATAATATCAATATTGTACTATCCAAAATACAGAATGCGGGACTGGACGAGCCGTTTACTGCAAGGGTCCAGGCAGAAATGCGCTTTTTACGGGGGCTTTACTATTATCAGATGGTTCAATTGTTTGGCGGCGTACCGCTGGTGACTACACCGCTTTCGGTAGCGGAAAGCTATCAGGTCTTACGCTCGACAGTTGCTGAAACCTATCAGTTGATTGTAGAAGACCTAAGTTTTGCTGTGGCGAACCTGCCTGCTGCAAAGGAGGTGGCAATGGTTGGCCGGGCTTCCAAGGGAGCCGCTCAAATGCTCCTGGGTGAGGTATACCTTTCCCTGGGAAAGAAAGATCTGGCCACTGTTCAGCTAATGGCCGTCTATGACAGTCATACTTACCGTTTACTCGATCATTATAGCGATCTTTTCGGGCCGGATAAAAAAAATACCGCTGAATCTATTTTTGAGATCCAGTACCTTGGAGGATCCGCCAGCGCGCCCTATAGTCCTTATTGGACAGCCTATGCGCCGGTCAATAATGGTGTTATTACGAAGTATGGCGGTGGTATCAATCAAGTGACGGATGACTTTTACCAGGCTTTTGAACCGGGTGATCCGAGGCGCTCCGTTTCTATTGAAGATGGCTACAGGGATGCTAAGGGGAACTTTATATCGATTAAATTTCCCGGAAAATGGATGGATCCCACTGCAGCGGTTGACGGAGGCAATGAAATGAGCAACAATAATTTTGTCGTACTGCGATACGCAGATTTGTTGTTACTGTTATCGGAGGCGACCGGGAAGCCGGACTACCTCAATGAAGTCCGGGCCCGGGCCGGCATGCCGCTGTATGGGACTTCCGGCTATCCCAGTGACAAGTACCCTACGCTGGCGCTGGCCGTAGAGCATGAACGGCGGGTGGAGCTGGGGCTGGAATTTCACCGTTGGTTTGACCTTAAAAGGACAGGGAGGGCGCTTGAAGTACTCACTAAAAAAGGGAAAAAACTGACGGCGGAAAAACTATTATTTCCCATTCCGGAATATGTCATTACACAAAACAGCGCCATCACGCAAAACCCCGGCTATAATAACTAA